DNA from Ziziphus jujuba cultivar Dongzao chromosome 2, ASM3175591v1:
TTACCCCCAACAAATCATGGAATCCTAAAATGTTAGGTATGTATGCAGCAGTTTCATATATCTTGAAGGTGGGTTTTGGTCTGGTCTCTCGGGCTAAGCTGTGTGTAAGATACCAAATGAACAGACACTAAAATTTCTCTCTAAATTAAATTAAGAGGAtgggataaaaacaaaaacaatggaTTGTATACCACAGCTAACACAGAAAAGACAAAAGAGAAAGGAATCCATGTATGTCCCTTTCAATCcaaattttgttgaaaggtTTGAAAGGTTCAAATGACTGGGTGTAACACGCGGATTCGATAATAATTAATGTCTCTCTAAGGTTGAATCAATATAGAGACAATAGAAACACCATACATATGACCCCACCCTTTCAAATTGAAACTCCTGCCAACATTAGTAGGTGACATTTCAATTTCCATGCCACAAGTACCATCCTGAACTAGTAAATGTTTTTTGAAGTCCTAGCTATGCTCATTATGCAAAGTCAAAACCTGTACCTTTTGTACCACTTACCAGTACCAATTCATGATCAATGTATCCCAACATGTTGGATATATATGCTGCAATTGCATATGTCTTGATGGTGGTTTTGGTCTGTTCTTTAAGGTTAATTGTGGGTCAGATAGTAAGGGacagaatataaaattttgtttctaaaatttataggaaaggaaagaaaaaagccaaaaacaattattaacagATAAAAGGGAATAAGGGAGAGGAATCCATGAATATGCATGTGCTATAAATGTCCCCTGCAGATTGATACAACTTCTGATTATCTAACATTTGAAATGATGGGGTGGTTCAATCCTTGTCACATAGACGTGTCCATAGATGTTAGAATTGGGAGGaaaccataaatttaaataactgAATGGGGCAAAAAGGAACATGTGGTGctccttattttcaaaagttttccatcaaaataaagacaaaagaagaagaagactatATGAACCACTCTTTGAAAATGGTCCTCGGTGGCTACACATATGTTCGAAGAATGATGTACTTATTTCATCTTAATAtatattctcaattttttttttttaaaaagcaatcTTTGAAACACCTGGCTTTTTGATAGTTAAGTACCTTGACATTTCTCTTTCTACGCTAAGAAAACAAATCCAGCTTGGTTGatctttataaaaattttaaacaaattattttgCTCGAAATAAACTAATCTTatgaaatcaattagttgtatatattgttattagttcaatttgataatattatatcaaaGACATATCAAATCAACCATTTAAATCTCACAATGTTATGAACTAATGTTTATACACTAAACGAGTGTAAAACTCACCAGTTATATGAGCAGATTGTTTCATGGTTGTATATGCATAAACcacactctcaagaaattatTCCAACTGCATTGACATcataaaacatatacatatgaaACATATATGGTTGCAAGAAAATGGGGTACAACATAATGGAAAAcaaagattaatatatatatatatatatattacattatataatgcatatgaaACATTTATAGCTGcttttttttcctactttttGATCTGCTGCTCTTGAGACTGGGATCCCAAACCCAAATGATTCATGAGCAACCAACTGAAAGTCAAAAGCTCTCCACCCTTTCTTAGTTGCTGTGCATGGACGATTGCCTGACAATTAATTGCACTATAGCACAATAATTCCACCCAAACCCTACTCATCAGCTCCCACTGGTTTCCCTCCAAGCTTTGGAGTTGGTTTGCTAGCCTACATGCATCAAACAACACGGATTTGCTACTATTTCCTTTCACTTCAGCAGGCCTGTATTTGGGTTTTACATTACTCAATTTCTTGCAGGCTTTCAGATGATCTGTTAGGAAGTGTTTGGAAAAGAAACCCTTTGCCTCTTCTAAAGTATCCTGAAAAACTATCTCCCAAATATTTCCCAGAACTGGTGCCAGCAATTCCTGTTTCTTTGCCAGAAGATAAAACATATAATCCGAAATGTTCTTGCAAATTTTTTTACTCATATCTATCCTCTTCTGCTCATCAACATGTCGAGGACCACCATGATGATGATCGTCTTGATAGCAAAGTTCAGTGGCTAAGTGCCAAAGAAGAAGGCTTTCGGCATAGTGAAACTCGTTGATGCTCCATTGGAGCTTGACATAGCTCTTAGAGCCTAAAAGAGCACGATCACCTCGGTGTGAACATGCCTCCTTTGCATCACTTGGCTTGGAAGATTTCTTTTTCAGCTCTTCGAAGATCAAACCCTTGAGTTCTTCAATGTTCTTCTCCTCCGAcgtaaaataccaaaatatatgATCTTTATCTAGCAAGGAAGAAACGCAGCCAGAGAAGAGCCACTTTTCCAATTTGTTGAGTTTAAGGCAAAGTCTTATCATATTATACTGCGAAACCGATCTAGACCACCTTCTGCCTTTTAAAATACATTCTCGAATTGAGCTCATTTTATCTGACAAGTAAGCGGACCAAGATATTTGGTGCTGTGGTGACATTCGCTCTGGAAAGGCCGGAATATATTTTTTCCAGCCCTTCAGGTAGATGAACATGAGGAGCCAGTCAGAGAAACAGAGCTTAATTCCAGAGATAATATCATCAAATATAGCTCCACTAACCAGTACGTAACTAAGGATGAGTTCGAACTTTTTCAACTTATCTTTATCAACCAAATAATGAAACGAAATGAAAGCAACAACCATGGAACACACGCTAAGAGAACGAACAAGTAGCCCAATTCCAGTGAACAACACAGAGACCTTGGTGTGTAGAAGCTGGTACATTAAACTTAGCTCATACTCCATTAATCTGAAACTCACATCAGAGCTGATATGGAGAAAAAAATTCCTGCTTGATTTTTGATCACCTGGGTTCAGAATGTAGCCCACAAGAAGTCCCCTGAAATCCTCAAAGAGAGAATAAGCCGTAATTAGTAGTTCCATATGCTTTTCTGGATCATCTATACTTCGACCTTTGTAAGAATGTTCATGGCTTTCCACTATTGTCATCTGTGTCTCTTCCACAACCTTAACAGACCTTGTTTGGGAGTATCTCGCCACGGATTCTTCATAGTCATAACCAGGATTTGGCTTCGGCAATGTAGTGGATCCGAAACGCTTCAAGTTTGCGAGATACATAGCCATTAATCTCTCTCCATACTTGATTGCTCCAACGATGAGGACGAGGATTGTTGGGAACCATATTTTGTTGTGGGGAAATGTTTGGAACAAGATATAAGCAGCGGCAGATAACTTCGCAATGAGTCGAAACAAATGGCGGATCCAGAGTTCGTTATCTTCAAGAGAATAAGAGGTAATGCTATCAGGACCGCCGAGATGGAGCAAAAGAAAAGCGACCCAGAAAGCAAGAATATCTTTGTTGCCTTTCTTGGGATCATTTTGGCTATTGGAGATTAGTCCTATAGCATAAATAGCAATCCAGTCCGCCACAAGGTAGGTAGACCAGAGAAATAGGCTTAGTATAATGTTTCTGCTTCTCTGCCTAAAGGATGCGAAAAGGACTAATATGATTTGTGTGAAGAGGCTTAACAGAATGAGACTCCGGATGTTCCATAAATACCAGAAATTCTTTAAGTTGTCGACCCACATTTTTGCTAGATatcaggaagaagaagaagaagaagaagaagctgcataattgaaaaagataaaaatccgAGGACTAATTAAGAAGTGACTTTGAAATCTGATAATTTCTTGTTTACATTTTTAGTGAAGATATTCTAAAATCTAACAATTTAAATCGGATTTTGAGGGTTAAATTAGTCAATAACAAAAggagaattgaaaattttaaaggttaaaaaaaaaaaaaaaaaaaagcaccatatatttaatatagataaaatttatgaaaattcattttctgagagaaaaactatatatatatatatatatacacacatatttatgctagttttttttttttttttggtaaatacataTTTATGCTAGTTAGCAACATAAACGACGTACTTTGCATATATAATTGTGTAAGATTTTTGCACATTCTTCAGAAACAAACTTAGTTACTAAAAATTTTCAGGGAATTACTTGCAGCTACCTGCAGAATCAACTAAGTAGATAAAATATTGTCAGAAATCAATCTCTGGCATAAGagagcaataataataataataataataatatatttaatatgatgTATATGAATAACTcagttgttattgttgtttgggaatatttcatttacacctcttaatgtttattttaatttcaatttagtttttaaaattttaaaaattacaactgACATCTTTataatgattataaataaaattattttgaagggaatgaataaaataatatggaagaaaaataaaaaactgtttaaaataagaaagaaaacaaatgatatttttaaaattataaaaatcaaattttatttaaattaaattttaaaagaaataaataaaattaatcccTGTTATTTTATTCTGACATTTTCTTTAGCTTTTTCCTTAAGTCAAAAGTTTCATGGTACCCTGCTGGCATCAGCAAAGGTTCCTCATGCTAGATGGAGATGACATTCACTTGtcatgtaaaattaaaaaaacaattttgttaACTTTAGTTCTTTAGTTTCTGCAACTTGGATTTAACAAACATATAGCGACTAAATAACACAACTTGGCCACTGGGTCTTTTTATAATTCGTTTATTTTTTCTGACCAGCACATTCTGGTGGAAAAATTAAAGACGACTAGGTAGAcgtttggttatttttaataccacaaattttttgttttattgttagtCTTTTTTATCGGAATGCATTggaaacacattttttttttttttaaataagttttgttAACGAGtcaatttttcaacaaaaaattatgTGGTAAAGTCAATATATATAACCAATAAGATTGTTGTGAAATGGGAGAGgaaaaacttattaatttttaaatttttaaatagagaTTAGATTCATATCTAATTAGATATGAA
Protein-coding regions in this window:
- the LOC125422362 gene encoding uncharacterized protein LOC125422362, yielding MWVDNLKNFWYLWNIRSLILLSLFTQIILVLFASFRQRSRNIILSLFLWSTYLVADWIAIYAIGLISNSQNDPKKGNKDILAFWVAFLLLHLGGPDSITSYSLEDNELWIRHLFRLIAKLSAAAYILFQTFPHNKIWFPTILVLIVGAIKYGERLMAMYLANLKRFGSTTLPKPNPGYDYEESVARYSQTRSVKVVEETQMTIVESHEHSYKGRSIDDPEKHMELLITAYSLFEDFRGLLVGYILNPGDQKSSRNFFLHISSDVSFRLMEYELSLMYQLLHTKVSVLFTGIGLLVRSLSVCSMVVAFISFHYLVDKDKLKKFELILSYVLVSGAIFDDIISGIKLCFSDWLLMFIYLKGWKKYIPAFPERMSPQHQISWSAYLSDKMSSIRECILKGRRWSRSVSQYNMIRLCLKLNKLEKWLFSGCVSSLLDKDHIFWYFTSEEKNIEELKGLIFEELKKKSSKPSDAKEACSHRGDRALLGSKSYVKLQWSINEFHYAESLLLWHLATELCYQDDHHHGGPRHVDEQKRIDMSKKICKNISDYMFYLLAKKQELLAPVLGNIWEIVFQDTLEEAKGFFSKHFLTDHLKACKKLSNVKPKYRPAEVKGNSSKSVLFDACRLANQLQSLEGNQWELMSRVWVELLCYSAINCQAIVHAQQLRKGGELLTFSWLLMNHLGLGSQSQEQQIKK